The sequence below is a genomic window from Myxococcales bacterium.
GTGTTGAAATAAAAGGATAGCGCAGCGATAGCGACCGCAACCCCTATAATCCTAGGAAGAGCGATGAAACGCAGCGGGTTTATTCCCATAGATTCTATCGCTTCGACCTCGTGATTTACCGTCATATAACCTATTTCAGTTGAAATTGCGGTGCCGGATCGTCCGATGACGATAAAGGCTGTAAGCAGCGGACCGAGCTCCCGGACAACGACTATAACCAGGATAGTGCCAATCGCCGACTCCCCCCCCAATCCGGGAAGTATGGAAAAAGTTTCAAGGATGACGACTCCACCGATTATAAGAGCTATGGCAGTGATTATTTTCAAAGCCTCCACACCGGTAAAGAGAATCTGCCGCATGATGATGTCTAAAACCATCGCGGGTGCAACTCTCCTCTCGCACCATGCGCTTTTTAGGATTAATACAAAAAAAGCCCCTAGCTCCGAAATTTTGGAGAGAGTGGCGATTGATACAGCGCCTGTTCTGTCGAGAAAAGACATGCGCCGCTTATATCATAGAAGCGAGAAAGTGCAATAAGGAGTAAGGTTGAGGTCAACGGTTAAAGGTGAAAGGTCAAAGGAAATCAGGCGTAGGGCGTAAGGCTCAAGGCGTGAGGGAAAAGCAGAAGTGAGAAGTCAGAAGCGAGGAGCTAGATTTATGCGGGCGAGGTTTTTCTAGCTTCTAGCATCTCACCTCTAGCTTCTGTTTTTACGCCCGTCACCGGTCACGAGTCATGGAAGTTAAATCGGCATCGCTTTGAAGCCCTTCCCCATGACCTCGCTGACCTCCGCTATGGTCAT
It includes:
- a CDS encoding ABC transporter permease translates to MVLDIIMRQILFTGVEALKIITAIALIIGGVVILETFSILPGLGGESAIGTILVIVVVRELGPLLTAFIVIGRSGTAISTEIGYMTVNHEVEAIESMGINPLRFIALPRIIGVAVAIAALSFYFNTIALFGGYFFARFMVDIPFGTYIANLSAAIGFWDVAVSGVKCAVFGVIVATICCYAGFTVRYSFTEIPQVTTKAVVTSIYLCFLSNILITLFFYI